The following coding sequences are from one Schizosaccharomyces osmophilus chromosome 1, complete sequence window:
- the rrp43 gene encoding exosome subunit Rrp43 produces the protein MSDVKQLSFTPSIFKKIAPDQYLSHLLDQNIRSDGRTVTEFREPQVHTDCISTANGSAIVRAGENVFVCGIKAEIAEPTADAPDCGFIVPNVELGPLCNSKFKPGPPSDLAQVISQQLYQILIQTKLIHLHSLCIHEKKAVWALYADIVCLNYDGNAFDHAWTALMSALATTKLPTAVWDEDLEKVVCASNLTRPVQLSTKLYSFSWSVFNNILLADPTDEEVSLSNEFLTIMMDTSKNISKMTKLGGSFIQVDKLKECVEFARNHIE, from the exons ATGAGTGATGTGAAACAGCTTTCGTTTACACCTTC gattttcaaaaaaattgctcCTGATCAATACTTGTCTCATTTATTAGATCAAAACATACGTTCTGATGGAAGAACGGTCACCGAATTTCGTGAACCTCAAGTTCATACTGACTGTATATCTACTGCTAACGGAAGTGCTATTGTTCGCGCCGGTGAAAACGTTTTCGTTTGCGGCATTAAAGCAGAAATTGCTGAACCCACTGCCGATGCACCTGATTGTGGCTTTATTGTTCCCAATGTGGAATTAGGCCCTCTTTGTAATTCCAAATTTAAGCCAGGCCCTCCTTCTGATTTGGCTCAAGTAATTTCCCAGCAATTGTAtcaaattttgattca GACGAAACtaattcatcttcattcACTTTGCATTcacgaaaagaaagcagtCTGGGCCCTATATGCCGATATCGTCTGCTTGAATTATGATGGAAATGCTTTCGATCATGCTTGGACTGCCTTAATGTCTGCCTTAGCGACAACCAAGCTCCCTACTGCTGTTTGGGATGAAGACCTAGAAAAGGTGGTCTGCGCATCCAATCTCACTCGGCCAGTTCAACTTAGCACGAAgttatattctttttcttggtctGTTTTTAACAATATACTGTTGGCCGATCCAACCGATGAAGAGGTGTCTTTATCAAACGAATTCCTTACTATAATGATGGACACTTCCAAGAACATTTCGAAAATGACAAAACTGGGCGGCTCTTTTATACAAGTTGACAAGTTGAAGGAATGCGTAGAGTTTGCTCGTAATCACATAGAATAG
- the dph2 gene encoding diphthamide biosynthesis protein Dph2, producing the protein MSFQLSAPVPLSDNSESVLTKTIGESLKVEGDLSHVFEVDKTVDFIRSNGYKSVALQFPDEHLADAGRVASLISKQVDATVQVLADTNYGSCCVDEVAAEHMFADAIVHYGRACLSPTSRLPVLYVFGRLPIDANKIVTNLTEKFPLDSPILIVSDTRWYYCQDLIVQKMKEAGFKTIIASTLVKREEPDLELEACTTIPGRLFRLPENLTLADVSLVFVGPDSPTLTSILMSHYSVVKDFWSFDPIKGTITEESSFGGAKLRRRYALVQKCRDAGVIGIIVGTLGVSNYLNVLDRLRKIILNAGKKPYILAIGKLNPAKLANFQEIECFVLIACGENSLIDSRDFYRPIVTPFELMKALSSDTSWLNECVLSFDRVLSLTEEQESNTEKNDALHEESESPHFSLVTGKLVNSAPMRHVELSLDTDEDNTGKLNEDGSSAVEKRSKRDLTVNGVYSPAAAYLQSRSWTGLSSVPEDAAPSKLYQGQKGIAKGYVGEGDKGDKNDEKCSD; encoded by the exons ATGTCTTTCCAGCTTTCAGCTCCAGTGCCCTTAAGTGATAATTCGGAAAGCGTATTGACCAAGACAATTGGCGAGTCGTTGAAAGTTGAGGGTGATTTGTCGCATGTATTTGAGGTGGACAAAACAGTCGACTTTATTCGCTCAAACGGTTATAAGTCT GTAGCTTTACAATTTCCTGATGAACATCTCGCAGATGCTGGTCGTGTAGCATCGCTGATTTCTAAGCAAGTGGATGCTACTGTTCAAGTACTTGCTGATACAAATTACGGAAGCTGCTGCGTCGATGAAGTAGCTGCTGAACACATGTTTGCAGATGCCATTGTGCACTATGGAAGAGCATGTCTTTCTCC TACATCCAGACTTCCTGTTCTTTATGTATTTGGAAGACTACCAATTGATGCGAACAAAATAGTTACCAATCTCACAGAGAAGTTCCCTCTTGACAGTCCAATTTTGATCGTTAGCGATACTCGGTGGTATTATTGTCAAGATCTTATTgttcaaaagatgaaagaagCTGGCTTCAAAACGATCATTGCGTCCACATTAGTTAAACGAGAAGAACCTGATTTGGAATTGGAAGCCTGTACAACCATCCCAGGACGCCTTTTTCGTTTACCAGAAAATCTTACGCTAGCCGAtgtttctttggtttttgtaGGACCTGACTCTCCCACATTAACATCCATTTTGATGTCCCATTACTCAGTTGTTAAAGATTTTTGGTCTTTCGATCCTATAAAGGGGACAATAACTGAAGAATCCTCATTCGGCGGTGCCAAACTTCGAAGACGTTATGCTTTGGTGCAGAAATGTCGAGATGCAGGTGTGATTGGTATCATCGTTGGTACTTTGGGTGTCTCGAATTATCTAAATGTATTAGATAGACTTCGAAAGATTATTCTTAATGCTGGTAAAAAGCCATATATTTTGGCCATTGGAAAATTGAATCCTGCAAAGTTGGCCAACTTCCAAGAAATAGagtgttttgttttaatcGCTTGTGGTGAAAACAGCTTAATTGATAGTAGG GACTTCTATCGCCCAATTGTCACTCCCTTCGAGTTAATGAAGGCGCTTTCATCTGATACTTCCTGGTTAAATGAATGTGTATTATCATTTGATCGTGTGCTTTCATTGAcagaagaacaagaaagcaATACTGAAAAGAACGACGCTTTACATGAAGAAAGTGAAAGTCCTCATTTCAGTCTCGTAACGGGTAAGCTTGTTAATTCAGCACCTATGAGGCATGTAGAACTTTCCTTGGATACCGATGAAGATAACACAGGAAAATTGAACGAGGATGGGTCTAGCGCCGTTGAAAAGCGTTCTAAACGGGATCTTACAGTTAACGGTGTATACTCGCCTGCTGCCGCATATCTCCAATCTCGGTCATGGACTGGTCTAAGTTCTGTGCCTGAGGATGCCGCTCCAAGCAAGCTTTATCAAGGGCAAAAGGGAATTGCCAAAGGATATGTCGGTGAAGGCGATAAAGGGgataaaaatgatgaaaaatgCTCtgattaa
- the spp41 gene encoding DUF3020 family conserved fungal protein Spp41, whose amino-acid sequence MTEDGLTKLNLEAFLGMSGNTQELLDSLGLSAIPDLSNLGTLSNNNNNSPLSFDPNDPSAAAFYIAQQVAAIEHPPPPRKMTSSEKTRSENRERKKRWREQNEERNKDNDLRCRVNKKAKKLFGGEPSIEKTNWIEAEFNRRHSKRKEKERASAQNSTSNGVSRSNSQGLLPDLDLLATNSSANAVLQGSAINNALSALAKDPNLIHNLLTQMDFDPSKKNDLNLGALNDVVPNSQIPQPEHELSALQEHNEAHDAAMRQFELERQQSAILPGLNAIDGLQNLPNLDFTDPSVAGVQTQSQAPLHPLISQADNHSIFSALSDNSTPASVADPSSDFNLSQVMPLDLLAPSIHASTVSSPVSEAHLNFPPTDISHASLSNHDSSLPMRPRSQARDKHRAFPYYSKRQSVTTPSSPYHTNATTSPQLSPVDFSSHTLSRPQSPPSFPSFGEVTLPPIPLADTTADITPPQSASSSSASEKSHALGFPPLPGQKFEFQRSSKGNK is encoded by the exons ATGACTGAAGACGGATTGACAAAGCTAAACCTGGAGGCATTTTTAGGAATGTCTGGGAACACCCAGGAGCTGTTGGATTCACTCGGTCTATCAGCCATTCCGGACTTATCCAACTTGGGAACTTTAAGTAATAATAACAACAATTCTCCTTTATCCTTTGATCCAAATGATCCATCTGCGGCTGCATTTTACATAGCTCAACAG GTAGCTGCCATTGAGCATCCCCCTCCTCCGAGGAAGATGACTTCTTCAGAGAAAACGCGTTCTGAAAATCGTGAACGGAAAAAGCGTTGGAGGGAACAGAATGAAGAGCGTAACAAAGACAATGACCTGCGTTGTcgtgtaaacaaaaaggccaaaaaactttttggcGGCGAACCAAGCATCGAAAAAACGAACTGGATTGAGGCTGAGTTTAACCGTCGTCATTCCAAGcgtaaagaaaaggagcGTGCCTCTGCTCAAAACAGTACGAGCAATGGAGTCTCTCGTTCCAATTCTCAGGGTCTCTTGCCCGACTTAGATTTACTGGCTACCAATTCTTCCGCAAATGCTGTTCTTCAAGGTTCTGCGATTAACAATGCTCTCAGTGCTTTGGCAAAAGATCCCAATCTTATCCATAATCTTTTAACCCAAATGGACTTTGATCCatccaagaaaaatgaCTTGAATCTTGGTGCTTTAAATGATGTAGTACCAAATTCTCAAATTCCTCAGCCAGAGCACGAGTTATCTGCTCTTCAAGAGCATAATGAGGCTCACGATGCCGCTATGAGGCAATTTGAGCTTGAACGCCAACAAAGTGCTATCTTACCTGGTCTAAATGCCATTGATGGTCTACAAAATTTGCCTAATCTTGATTTTACAGATCCCAGTGTCGCTGGTGTTCAGACTCAGTCACAAGCTCCTTTGCATCCTTTGATTTCCCAAGCGGACAACCATTCCATTTTTTCTGCTCTTTCCGATAATTCTACTCCTGCCAGCGTCGCAGACCCTAGCTCCGACTTCAATCTCTCCCAGGTAATGCCCCTGGATCTTCTTGCCCCTTCCATCCATGCTTCAACCGTATCATCCCCTGTGTCCGAAGCACACCTTAACTTTCCTCCAACAGATATTTCTCATGCCAGTCTTTCCAATCATGATTCTTCCTTACCTATGCGTCCGAGATCCCAAGCTCGTGATAAACATCGTGCTTTCCCATATTACAGCAAACGGCAGTCCGTTACAACGCCATCATCACCGTACCATACGAATGCCACTACTTCTCCACAGTTATCTCCAGTCGATTTTTCTTCGCATACACTCAGCCGACCTCAATCACCGCcctcttttccttcatttggTGAAGTAACTTTACCACCCATCCCTTTAGCAGACACTACAGCTGACATAACCCCCCCTCAGTCAGCCTCTAGTTCATCAGCATCCGAGAAATCTCATGCTCTTGGTTTTCCTCCATTACCTGGTCAGAAATTTGAGTTTCAACGGTCTTCAAAAGGTAATAAGTAA
- the dca7 gene encoding WD repeat protein, DDB1 and CUL4-associated factor Dca7, whose product MTDLRRNRYSISAGVGKSTYDSFGRFLNSPRRPFPSKFDSENERTGFDFPWTPYGLDWLKQESSTKEWVAVGSLIEEPANKIQILQVSNEENGKPEVKKSLSTANDLEYPVTKLMWNPPSLNPNASTNLLASTDQKLRIWNAPIDSESTGSLKCEAALSTQGKTHSGAPLTSLDWCKADPSLIIVSSLDTTCTVWDVAAQQSRTQLIAHDREVYDVAFIKDSMHVFVSVGADGSVRMFDLRSLDHSTIIYEGDSNHWKRTGDTDGSAGNVSRPLVRLATCDADANLMATFHHKSSDIQMIDIRTPGVAYTNLSSLRGGDVNAVSWMPNSRSKLASCGDDSMVHIWDLSRPLSTSGTPARRGSNSVTPSGTTAPISEYGTPVPTAHSTGSSTENRFSPIGSRKFESEVNNISWSGKQDSIAALYGKSLELFSL is encoded by the exons ATGACAGATTTGCGAAGAAACCGCTACTCTATTTCTGCAGGAGTAGGAAAATCCACGTATGATTCTTTTGGACGGTTTTTAAACTCTCCAAGAAGGCCTTTTCCTAGCAAATTTGACAGCGAAAATGAACGGACGGGATTTGATTTCCCTTGGACGCCTTACGGTCTGGATTGGttaaaacaagaaagcaGTACGAAGGAATGGGTTGCTGTAGGAAGTTTGATTGAAGAACCCGCCAACAAG attcaaattcttcaagTATCGAATGAGGAAAATGGAAAGCCTGAAGTGAAGAAGTCGCTTTCAACGGCAAACGATTTGGAGTATCCCGTTACCAAATTGATGTGGAACCCTCCGTCGTTGAACCCAAACGCTTCTACAAATTTGTTGGCATCAACTGACCAAAAACTAAGAATTTGGAATGCTCCGATAGATTCAGAAAGCACTGGCTCTCTCAAGTGCGAAGCTGCTTTATCTACG CAAGGGAAGACACATAGTGGTGCTCCCCTCACGTCGCTCGATTGGTGTAAAGCAGACCCATCGCTTATAATTGTCAGTAGTTTAGATACTACGTGCACGGTTTGGGATGTGGCTGCTCAGCAATCGAGAACTCAATTGATTGCTCATGACAGAGAGGTCTACGATGTTGCATTTATAAAAGATAGTATGCATGTATTCGTGAGTGTAGGGGCTGATGGAAGTGTGCGGATGTTTGATTTACG TTCTCTCGACCATTCGACAATTATTTATGAAGGAGATAGCAACCATTGGAAGCGTACGGGAGATACAGATGGCAGCGCTGGAAATGTTTCCAGACCTTTAGTGCGGCTAGCTACATGTGACGCTGATGCCAATCTGATGGCTACTTTCCATCATAAATCATCGGACATACAAATGATTGATATTCGAACTCCAGGAGTGGCATACACAAATTTAAGTAGCCTCCGGGGCGGAGATGTGAACGCGGTAAGCTGGATGCCAAATTCGCGAAGCAAGTTAGCTTCATGTGGCGATGATAGCATGGTTCATATATGGGACTTGTCACGTCCTTTGAGCACAAGCGGAACACCCGCTCGTCGGGGATCGAACTCTGTTACGCCATCTGGTACAACAGCGCCTATATCAGAATATGGTACACCCGTGCCGACTGCGCATAGCACGGGTTCGTCGACAGAAAACCGGTTTTCGCCTATTGGTTCTCGGAAATTTGAAAGCGAAGTAAACAATATATCTTGGTCCGGAAAGCAAGACTCGATCGCTGCCTTGTACGGGAA ATCTCTAGAGCTATTCTCGTTGTAA
- the rpn2 gene encoding 19S proteasome regulatory subunit Rpn2: MTTVYPESTSIVTSAGGLMSLLDEQEKELQIHALLKIYEFIDQLWPEISDDVTKIEVMYEDRAFPERELAALVVSKVYYYLGEYDEALQFALASGTKFLQDKNSSFKETLVFKCIDTFIQQSSERYINYELEPMDERLSGVVEGIFQKCYANKEWRHVLGIAIEAHRLDLVEYILNTAKNDDLKPYVLELVLTVVLDIEFRNRLLRLLLSSFLVEAEPDYFSIGKCVVHLNDASVAAKLLMKLSSQNDDKNLLTAYQLAFDLEDSAPQEFLNSVIDLLPAPTSSNVEGESENTEVDESSPISRIHYILSGEQTVKYHREFLYSHNNTDMLILNKTKDSLESRNSIFHNAVTFANAFMNFGTSYDNFFRENLSWLSKANNWSKFTATAALGVIHRGYYNQAMNILRPYLPEEDAPSSSVYSEGGAYYAMGLINANHGRGVTEYLREQLKRSEDETVQYGLILGLGLTGMASRDESLYDAVKTVLFNDNAVAGSAAGISMGLIMLGSASSTAIDEMLQYAHETQHEKIIRGLSVGIALIVYGRQQEADGIIEQLNADSDPVLRYGGMFATALAYCGTGNSKIIRKLLHVSVSDVNDDVRRAAVCALGFICCKDPTVLISTVELLVDSYNPHVRYGSAIALGIACANSGSNAALELLARLVEDATDFVRQGAMIAQAMILTQHNEQLNTKVSGVRKHFEQVVSEKHEDALAKLGATLAQGIIDAGGRNVTIALQTATGSLRLSAIVGLTVFLQYWYWFPLTHFMSLSFSPTALIGLNQNLDAPKFNFVSNAKPKLFAYPPKIVQPAAKAVQKVETAVLSTTVKAKARAKRAEREKQAKETGDEMKVDKKPEEPEADSNAMEMDEEKSDEVTKSESTKKEEPKREALENFTRVVPAQLPYISFNVNGRYYPVRKFTGGVLMLIDRESDKAPNLIELNRDAPTPQANAESSEQEAPPPEDFEYPFDDDE, from the exons atgACTACGGTGTATCCAGAAAGCACCTCTATTGTTACATCAGCAG GTGGTTTAATGTCCCTGCTGgatgaacaagaaaaagagttaCAGATACATGCATTGTTGAAGATTTATGAATTTATAGATCAGTTATGGCCTGAAATTTCTGACGATGTTACAAAAATTGAAGTAATGTATGAAGATCGCGCTTTTCCTGAACGGGAATTGGCAGCGTTAGTGGTTTCAAAAGTTTATTATTACTTGGGTGAATACGATGAAGCCCTTCAATTCGCTTTGGCCTCCGGTACAAAGTTTTTACAAGACAAAAACAGCAGCTTTAAGGAAACTCTTGTTTTCAAGTGCATCGATACTTTTATTCAACAAAGCTCAGAACGCTATATTAATTATGAGCTCGAGCCTATGGATGAACGCTTGAGCGGTGTCGTTGAGggaatttttcaaaaatgctATGCCAATAAGGAATGGCGACATGTTTTGGGTATTGCCATCGAGGCTCATCGTCTTGATTTAGTTGAATATATTTTAAATACTGCCAAGAATGATGATTTAAAACCATATGTCCTCGAGTTGGTATTGACTGTCGTTCTCGATATCGAATTCCGCAATCGTCTTTTGCGTCTTCTTTTGAGTTCCTTCTTGGTAGAAGCTGAGCCAGACTATTTCTCTATTGGAAAGTGCGTAGTCCACTTAAATGACGCTTCCGTTGCTGCGAAGTTATTAATGAAACTATCCTCTCAAAATGATGACAAGAACTTATTGACTGCCTACCAACTGGCTTTTGACTTAGAAGATTCTGCACCCCAGGAATTTCTAAATAGTGTTATAGACCTCTTACCTGCCCCTACCTCATCAAATGTTGAAGGCGAATCAGAGAACACAGAAGTCGACGAATCTTCACCAATCTCTCGGATTCATTATATTTTGTCTGGAGAACAAACAGTCAAATATCATCGTGAATTTTTGTATTCCCACAACAACACGGATATGCTCATTTTAAATAAGACCAAAGATTCTCTTGAATCCAGAAACTCAATCTTCCATAATGCCGTTACCTTTGCAAATGCCTTCATGAATTTTGGAACCTCTTATGATAACTTTTTCCGTGAAAATCTCTCTTGGTTATCCAAAGCAAACAACTGGTCCAAGTTCACGGCTACTGCTGCTCTTGGTGTTATTCATAGAGGATACTATAACCAAGCTATGAATATCCTCCGCCCTTATTTACCTGAAGAGGATGCCCCTTCTAGTTCTGTTTATTCCGAGGGTGGTGCCTATTACGCCATGGGTTTGATAAATGCCAACCATGGTCGTGGCGTTACAGAGTATTTGCGTGAGCAATTGAAGCGTTCCGAAGACGAAACAGTTCAATATGGTCTTATTCTTGGCTTGGGTCTCACTGGTATGGCCAGCCGTGATGAAAGTCTCTACGATGCTGTTAAAACCGTGCTTTTTAACGATAATGCCGTTGCTGGTTCTGCTGCTGGTATTTCAATGGGTCTTATCATGCTCGGTAGCGCATCTTCTACTGCCATTGATGAAATGTTGCAATATGCTCATGAAACACAACACGAGAAGATTATTCGCGGTTTAAGTGTTGGTATCGCTTTGATTGTTTATGGTCGTCAACAGGAAGCTGATGGTATAATTGAACAACTTAACGCTGACTCTGATCCTGTTCTTCGTTATGGTGGTATGTTCGCCACCGCTTTAGCTTACTGCGGCACTGGCAACAGCAAGATTATCCGCAAGCTTCTTCATGTTTCCGTTAGTGATGTTAACGATGATGTTCGACGCGCTGCTGTTTGTGCATTAGGTTTCATTTGCTGTAAAGATCCTACTGTGCTAATCTCTACCGTTGAACTGCTTGTTGACAGTTATAATCCTCATGTTAGATACGGTAGTGCAATTGCTCTTGGTATTGCATGTGCTAATTCTGGATCTAATGCCGCTTTGGAATTACTTGCTCGATTAGTCGAGGATGCTACTGACTTTGTACGCCAAGGTGCAATGATTGCTCAGGCAATGATTCTTACCCAACATAATGAACAATTAAATACGAAGGTTTCTGGAGTTCGCAAGCATTTCGAACAAGTTGTCAGTGAGAAACACGAAGATGCATTGGCTAAGTTGGGTGCTACCTTAGCTCAGGGTATTATTGATGCTGGTGGTCGTAACGTTACTATTGCTCTTCAAACTGCTACTGGTAGTTTGAGGCTTTCTGCCATTGTTGGCTTAACCGTTTTCTTACAGTATTGGTACTGGTTCCCCTTAACTCACTTTATGtctctctctttctctcCGACTGCACTTATTGGTTTAAATCAGAACTTGGACGCTCCCAAGTTCAATTTTGTCTCCAATGCTAAGCCCAAGTTGTTTGCGTATCCCCCTAAAATTGTTCAGCCAGCAGCGAAGGCCGTTCAAAAGGTAGAAACAGCTGTTTTATCAACTACAGTCAAAGCAAAGGCAAGGGCAAAGCGTGCTGAACGTGAAAAACAGGCCAAGGAGACTGGAGACGAAATGAAAGTTGACAAGAAACCCGAAGAACCAGAAGCAGATAGCAATGCTATGGAAATGGATGAAGAGAAATCTGATGAAGTTACCAAGTCCGAATCGactaaaaaagaagaacccAAGCGTGAAGCTTTAGAGAATTTTACTCGCGTGGTTCCTGCTCAATTACCATACATTTCGTTTAACGTTAATGGAAGATACTATCCGGTTCGTAAATTTACTGGCGGCGTATTGATGCTAATCGATCGTGAGTCCGACAAAGCCCCAAATTTGATTGAGTTGAACAGAGATGCTCCTACACCACAGGCTAATGCTGAATCTTCAGAGCAAGAGGCCCCACCCCCAGAGGACTTTGAATACCCttttgatgatgatgagTAG
- the spp2 gene encoding DNA primase large subunit Spp2 codes for MFRSTKSRAVERNRNFARDVSTNVSYPTRLNFYLNPPHEEVSIEEFETWAIDRLYVLGEIESALFRNKAKKELDMIIKRVVDKHLPMGSNMARVVKGAGLDEERRKDHYSHFILRLAFSRSEELRYRFLRAESALFKYRFINEEARERQNFVDSLNFQWNAVSKEEKSQYLSKIQAACQRNVENESFFKVPFIKVPDLVERRAVFVHKGFAYVPFSEQISIVIEEFEKNLKLSLENTAKALPRLDEDDRLLPILNHLSRGFVAPEVTVSAAKPGEVTADQVDSLVPHFPLCARHLHNVLRKEKHLRHFSRLQYGLFLKDIGLSVEEALIFWKRSFSNVNDDKFNKEYRYNVRHSYGLEGNRKNYKGYSCQQILTGPQLGPGDAHGCPYRTYSLDNLVTALTTLGITPDSSGCREVVDAVKGRHYHIACTRVFELTHPQKGTLEESIHHPLQYYQLSTGRQ; via the exons ATGTTCCGAAGTACAAAGAGCAGGGCAgtagaaagaaatagaaactTTGCAAGAGATGTATCAACAAACGTTAGTTACCCTACACGATTAAATTTTTACTTGAATCCACCGCATGAGGAAGTTAGTatagaagaatttgaaacaTGGGCAATTGATCGACTTTACG TACTGGGTGAAATTGAGTCTGCCCTTTTTCGAAATAAGGCAAAAAAGGAGTTAGACATGATTATAAAGCGTGTCGTTGACAAGCACTTGCCCATGGGCAGTAATATGGCTAGAGTCGTTAAAGGTGCAGGCCTGGATGAAGAGCGTAGGAAAGACCATTATTCTCACTTCATTTTACGGCTAGCATTTAGTAGATC AGAGGAATTGAGATATCGATTTCTTCGAGCTGAATCTGCTCTTTTCAAATACAGATTTATCAACGAAGAGGCGAGGGAGCGCCAAAATTTTGTTGACAGTCTTAACTTTCAATGGAATGCAGTCtccaaagaagagaaaagccAGTACTTGAGTAAAATCCAAGCTGCCTGCCAGCGAAACGTTGAAAAcgaatctttttttaaagtaCCATTTATAAAAGTACCTGACTTGGTTGAACGAAGAgctgtttttgttcataaaGGTTTTGCATATGTTCCTTTTTCGGAACAGATCAGTATTGTTATCGAGGAATTTGAGAAAAATCTGAAACTATCACTTGAGAATACAGCAAAAGCTTTACCGCGAttagatgaagatgatcGTCTTTTGCCTATTTTGAATCATCTTAGTAGAGGATTTGTAGCACCAGAGGTAACTGTTTCTGCAGCTAAGCCTGGTGAAGTTACTGCAGATCAAGTTGATAGTCTTGTACCTCACTTCCCTCTGTGTGCAAGACATCTTCATAATGTTTTACGGAAGGAAAAGCACCTTCGTCATTTTAGTCGTCTTCAATACGGTCTTTTTCTAAAg GACATTGGTTTATCCGTTGAGGAAGCTCtcattttttggaaacgtAGCTTCTCAAATGTTAATGATGACAAATTTAATAAGGAGTATCGTTACAATGTTCGCCATTCTTACGGTTTGGAGGGTAACAGGAAAAATTACAAGGGCTATAGTTGTCAGCAAATTTTGACAGGACCGCAATTGGGACCTGGTGATGCTCATGGCTGCCCTTATCGAACCTACTCACTCGATAATCTAGTCACAGCTTTAACCACACTAGGTATAACGCCAGATTCGTCTGGTTGCCGGGAAGTAGTTGATGCTGTAAAAGGTCGACATTATCATATTGCATGTACACGTGTCTTTGAGTTAACTCATCCACAGAAGGGtactttggaagaaagcaTTCACCATCCTCTTCAATATTATCAGCTCAGCACAGGACGTCAGTAA